The DNA sequence GCCTGGGGGACTGGCCCATGCGCATCCGCCCGGGCACCCTCCTCCACCGGCTCTACGGCCGGGAGGAGGTGATGGAGCGGCACCGCCACCGCTACGAGGTGAACCCGGCCTACGTGGAGGTCCTGGAGCGGGCGGGCCTGGTGGTCTCCGGGGTCACCCCGGGGATGAAGGGCCGGGGGGAGAGGCTGGTGGAGGCGGTGGAGCTCCGGGACCACCCCTTCTTCCTGGCCCTCCAGAGCCACCCCGAGTTCAAAAGCCGGCCCATGCGCCCCTCGCCCCCCTTCGTGGGCTTCGTGGCCGCGGCCCTCAGCCAAGGCTGAGGGCGAACTGCTTGGCGCTCCTTCCGCTGTAGCCCCGGTTCTGGGCGAAGCGGAGGGCTTCCGCCTTTTCCTCCTCCGTAAGGGGCCGGCCCAGGTGGTGCTCCACCGCCCTCAGGTAGAGGGCCCGGTCAAAGGGGGGGAAGGTGAGGACGAGGCCGAACCGGTCGGCCAGGGCCAAGGTGTCCTGCAGGGCGTCCCAGGCGCCGGGGTCCGCGCCGGGCAGGGGGTTTTCCGGCAGGCGCTCCACCAGATGGCGGCGGTTGGTGGTGGCCAGGAGGAGGGTGTTCCCGGGTGGGGCGACCAGGGAGCCCTCCAGGAGGGCCTTCAGGGAGTGGAACAGGGGGTCTTGGGGGTCTAAGGAAAGATCATCCAGGAAGAGGACGTACCGGCCCGGCAAGGGGGCAAGCCGCTCCAGGAGGGCCTCCAGGGACCGGCCGTCCGCCAGCTCCACCTCTATCAGGCTCAGGCCCTCGAGGTGGAGCAGGCTCCGGGCCAGGGTGGACTTGCCCGTTCCCCGGGCCCCGTAGAGGAGGGTGTGCAGGGCGGGCCTGCCCGAGAGGAAGCGGCGGACGTTCCTCTCCAGGGCGGCCATCTGGGCCTCGTACCCCACGAGCTCCTCCCGTGGGGGCAGGTTGGGGCGGAGGACCGGCCTCACCTCCCCGTCAAACCGGAAGGCCCGGTAGAGGGCGAAGGGGTAGGGGCCGAAGCGCCGGTAGGCCTCCAGGAGGGCCTCGGCCCGGTTTTCCTCCACCGCCTCCAGGACCGCCTTTTCCGCCTCGGTGGGCGGCCGGCTCCCCAGGGGGCCCAGGGGGTGGGCCCTTCGCTTCTCCTCCAGCCAGGCCCTAAAGGCGGCCATCTCCCCCTGCAAAAGGCCCAGAAGCCCCGGGGGGGCCTCCAGGGCCTTCCCCGCCCAGGGGGCCTTGAGGAGGGCCTGGGCCAGGGCGTAGCCCCAGGGCTCCCCCTGGGGGAGGTCCAGGGAGAGGAGCTCGAGGGGGGAGTTGGGAAGCGCCAGGACCATGCCGGTATTCTAGAACGTCCAACGCCGAACGCCGAACGCCCAGGCGTGCGCGTCCCCCGCCCCGGGGCCCAGCAGAAAGCCCCCCGCCTGGGGGCAGGGGGCTTTCTGCTGGGTGGTGGGCCGCACAGGACTCGAACCTGTAACCCACCGATTAAGAGTCGGTTGCTCTACCGGTTGAGCTAGCGGCCCAAACGCCAAAAAAGAGTCTACGCGCTTTCCCGGGCTCTGTCAAGCCTGGCAGCCGGGGCAGAAGTGGGCGCTCCGCCCCCCGAGCCTCACCCGCAGGATGGGCCCGCCACAGCGGGGGCAGGGCCTTCCCGCCCGGCCGTAGACCCGGTGCCTCTCCTGGTAGGCCCCGGCCTCCCCGTCTGGCTGGCGGTAGGCCGCGTCCTTCAGCGTGGACCCCCCGAGCCGGACCGCCTCCTCCAGCACCTCCCGGATGGCGGCGAAGAGCCTTTCCGCCTCGGCCTGGCTCAGGGTGTGGGCCGGCCGGTCGGGCCGGAGGCCCGCCTGGAAGAGGGCCTCGTCCGCGTAGATGTTGCCCAGGCCCGCCACCGCCTCCTGGGAGAGGAGGAGGGTCTTGATGGGGGTCTTCCGCCTCAGGGCCTCCAGGAAGCCCTCGAGGGTGAAGGCGGGGGAGAGGGGCTCGGGCCCCATGCGCCCCAGGAGGGGGATCTCCCGGTAGTCCCCCGGGTCCACCACCCAGATCCGGCCGAAGCGGCGGGGGTCGGTGAAGTAAAGGGGGGTGTCCCCGAAGCGGAAGACCGCCCGGGTGTGGGGGGTCTCCTCCCGTCGGAACCCTCCGGTCATCCCCAGGTGGAGGACGAGCTCGTGGCGCTCCAGGGCGAAGATCAGGTACTTCCCCCGCCGCCTGAGGTCCAGGACCTTCTCCCCTTGGGCCTTCTCCGTCCCCCGGTACCGAAAGGGGTCCTGGTGGGAAAGGAAGAGGGGCCTTCCCACCGCCAGGGGAAGGAGCTTCCTGCGGGTGACCTCCACCTCCGGGAGCTCGGGCATCAGTCCACCGGGACGGGCTGGCCCTTCTCGTCCACCGCCACGTAGGTGAGCTGGCCGTGGGTGGCCAAAAGGCGCTCCTCCCCGCCGAAGCGCTCCTTGTAGACCTCCACCTCCACGGTCAAGGAGGTGCGCCCCACCCGGACCACCCGGGCCACCACCTCGAGGAGGTCCCCGCTCCGGATGGGCACCTTGAACTCCACGCTCCCCACCGCCACCGTCACCACGGGCCTGCGGGCCCGGCGGGCGGCGGCGTAGGAGCCCACCTTGTCCATCAGGCCCAGGACGAACCCCCCGAAGGCCGCCCCCAGGGGGTTGGTGTGTTCGGGGAAGACCAGCTCCAGCGTCCGCGCCTCCACGAGGGTTTACTCTACCAGGCCGTCCGTGAGGCGGGCCATCTCCCGGTCCTTCTCCGTGATGCCCCCGGCGGAGTGGGTCCACCACTCCACCGTGACCCGGCCCCACTCCACGGTGAGGCGGGGGTGGTGGTTCGCCCCTTCCGCCAGCTCCCCCACCCGGTTGGCGAAGGCCAGGGCCTCCCGGAAGTTGGCGAAGCGGAAGGTCTTCCTGAGCCGCGGGGGGTTTTCCGCCTGTTCCCAGTCCATGCCCTAAGCCTAAGGCAAGGCCCCCGGGCCTTTTGTGCCCGGGGGCAGGGTTCTGGTTGCGGGGGCGGGATTTGAACCCGCGACCTTCGGGTTATGAGCCCGACGAGCTACCAGGCTGCTCCACCCCGCGTCGCCATCCTTAACTATAGCCGGGGCCTCGCCTTGTGTCAAGAGGCGCAAGGTCTTGACCCTTCGCCCTCCAGAACGTATAATCCTGAGAACGACTTGCATATCGTTGCCCCCCAAACCCCCTAAAGGAGAAGCGGAAGATGTTCAGAGAAGCCTACCCGGAGATTCCCCTAGGGAGCGACGCCTGCGGGATCATCGCCATCGTTGAGAAGGAGGGCAGGCCCACGCACAGGAACGTCCTCAGGACGCTGGAGAGCCTCTACCGGATGGCGCACCGGGCGGGGGCCATCAAAGGGGAAGGCGACGGGACGGGCATACAGACCGACATCCCCCGGGAGCTCTGGGCGAGCTTCCTCGAGGAAAAGCGGCTGGACCCCGCCTTGGCCTTCAACCCCCGCTTCTTCGTGGGGCACTTCTTCCTGCCCAAGGGCGAGGCCGGCCGGCTGGAGGAGTTCTTGAGCCTATTCCAAGAGGAGGGCCGGGGGTTTGGCGTCCGCCTCCTCATGCACCGCCTCCCCGAGGTCAACAGCCAGGCCCTGGGCCCGGTGGGCCGCCGGACCGAGCCCCTCTTCGTCCAGGTGGCGGGGCTTTCCCCGGACGGGGACGCCCCCCTTTGGGAGGTGGGGCTCCGCCTCGAGGCCCGCTTCCCCGTCCACGTGGTCTCCCTCTCCACCTACAGCGTGGTCTACAAGGTCCGGGGGGCGGCGGAGGTTTTGAGGCGGTACTACCCCGAGCTCTCCCATCCCCTCTTCAAGTCCGCCATCACCCTGGGGCACAACCGCTACTCCACCAACACCCTCTCCACCTTTGAGCAGGTCCAGCCCTTCGGCCTTCTGGGCCACAACGGCGAGATCAACACCATTGAGCGCCTGCGCCGGGAGATGGACTTTCTGGGCATCCCCCGCACCGGGGGCTCGGACTCCCAGGACCTGAACCGGATGCTGGAGGGGCTGATCTACCGCTTCGGCCTCTCCCTGCCCGAGGCCTTGGACCTGGTCTTCCCCCCGGTTTTGGGGGAGGTGAAGGCCTATCCCGAGGAGCTCCAGGACCTCTACCTGGCCCTGCGCCAGCGCTTCGGCCCCCTGGCCCAGGGCCCGGCGGCCCTGGTGACCCGCCACCGGGAGGAGGCCGTCTTCGCCACCGACGCCATGGGGCTGAGGCCGCTGTGGTTCGTGGAGACCCCGGACGAGTACGTCTTCACCTCGGAAAGGGGGGTGTTCAGCGCCGAGGAGTTCGCCGCCGAGCCCAAGCCCCTGGCCCCGGGGGAGAAGATGGGGGTGCGCCTCCTGCCGGAAGGGGCCCGGCTCGTCCCCTTCCACCGCCACCAGCGCCTGGTGTACGAGCGCGTCTCGGCCCGCACCCCAGTTTCCGGGTACCGGCGCCACCTGGCGGGGCCCCTCTGGGAGGGTCCGGCGCCCGTGGAGGGGGGGAGCGAGGCCCAGGTGGAGGAGCGGCCTGCCCCGCCTCCTCTGGGCCTGGAGCGGGCCTTCGGGTTTGACCGGTGGGATGCGGCCTACCTCGAGGCCCTGGTCAAGACCGGGAACGAGCCCGTGGGCTCCCTGGGCTACGACGGCCCCCTGGCCGCCCTCAACCCGGAGAAGCCCAACCTCTCCGAGTTCTTCAAGGAGACGGTGGCGGTGGTCACCAACCCGGCCATTGACCGGGAGCGGGAGATCGAGCACTTCTCCACCCGGGCGGTCCTGGGCCGCAGGCCCCTTCCCAACGGCCAAGGGGCGGGGCGGGTGGAGGAGCTCCTCATCCCCATCGTCCTGGAGAGGGAGCCGGCCTTGGCCCGGGCCATGGGCACCCTGACCATCGCCGAGGTCCTGGCCCGCTTCCAGACCCGCGTCCTCGTCCCCCGCTTCACGGTGGAGGAGGGGCTTCTGGCCGGGCTCAAGCGGTTGGAGGAGGAGGCGGTGCGGGCGGTGGAGGAGGGGGCGGAGGTCCTCCTCCTTTCCGACCGGGAGGCCTTCTTTGGGGGGGTCTGGATTGACGTGGCCCTGGCCCTGGCGGCGGTGGAGCGGGCCCTGAGGCGGCCGGACGCCCAGGGGGTGGCCCTGAGGCGGAGGACCTCGGTCCTGGTCCACTCGGGCGGGGTGAGGAACCTGCACGACGTGGCCTTCCTCCTGGGCCTGGGGGCGGACGCGGTGGCCCCCTGGCTGATGGAGGAGAAGGCGTTGGCCCTGGAGGGGCGCGCGGGGCTCGCCAACCTCCTCGAGGCCCTGAGGAAGGGCCTGGAAAAGGTGATCTCCACCATGGGCATCCACGAGCTCCGGGGCTACGGCAAGATCTTCTCCAGCCTGGGGCTTAAGCCGGAGCTTTCCGAGTACTTCGGCACCCGGAACTTCTACGCCTCCTCCCAGGCGGGCTACGGGCTTCTGGAGCTGGAAAGGACCCTCCTGGAGCGGGAGGGCTTCTTGCGGGCGGAGAAGGTCCCGCCCGCCAAGGACTTCCGCTTTAACCCCCGGATCTACAAGGCCGCCCAGGAGGTGAGCGCGGGCCAGGCCCCCTACAGCCACTTCCAGGAGAAGGTCCGCTCCTTGGAGCGGGAAAGCCCGGTGGCCGCGCGGCAGCTATTGGAGGTGCGCTTCCCCGAACGGAGCGGGGTCTTGCCCGAGGAGGTGGACCTCTCAGTGGGCGGCCACTCCCTCCCCTTTGTCATCAGCGCCATGAGCTTCGGCTCCCAGGGGGAGGCGGCCTTCCGCGCCTACGCCGAGGCGGCCAAGCGGCTGAACATGGTCTGCGTGAACGGGGAGGGCGGGGAGATCCCCGACATGCTGGGCAAGTACACCCACTGGCGGGGGCAGCAGGTGGCCTCGGGCCGCTTCGGGGTCCACGCCTACATGCTGAACTCGGCCGCGGTCATTGAGATCAAGATCGGCCAGGGGGCCAAGCCCGGGGAAGGGGGGCACCTGCCGGGCAAGAAGGTTTCGGCCAAGGTGGCCGCCGCCCGCAACGCCGTGCCCGGGGTGGACCTGATCAGCCCCTCCAACAACCACGACCTCTACTCCATCGAGGACCTGGCCCAGCTCATAGAGGAGCTCAAGACCGTAAACCCCAAGGCCAAGGTCTCGGTGAAGGTGCCCGTCATCCCCGGCATCGGCACCATCGCCGTGGGCATCGCCAAGGCCGGGGCCGACATCATCACCCTTTCCGGGTTTGAGGGGGGGACGGGGGCGGCCCGGCTCCATGCCCTCAAGTACGCCGGCCTGCCCGTGGAGCTGGGGGTGCGCCGGGCCCACCGGGCCCTGGTGCGGGCGGGCCTCCGGGACAAGGTGGAGATCTGGGCGGACGGCGGGCTCAAGACCGCCTACGACGTGCTCCGCATGGTCCTTTTGGGGGCGGACCGGGTGGGGATGGCCACCATGGCCATGGTGGCCATCGGCTGCACCATCTGCCGGGGCTGCCAGCTGGACACCTGCCACGTGGGGATCACCACCCAGATCGAGACGCTGGAGGAGGCCCTGGCCCACGGGCTGAAGCGCTTCGTCCCCCAGGACACGGAGCGGGCGGTGGAGCAGCTGGTCCGCTTCTTTGAGGCCAAGGCCGAGGCCCTGCGGGAGTTGGTGGCCGCCTTGGGCTACACCTCCTTGCGGGACCTGGTGGGCCGGAGCGACCTCCTCTACCAGCGGGACCACCATGAGGAGCTGGACCTCTCCTACTTCTTCCTCCCCGTGGAGCCGCCGGAGTGGGTGCAGGACGAGTCCCTTTACGTCCTCCGCAAGCCCCTCAACCAGCTCACCCGCACCATCACCGAGGTGGTGATGGGGGCCTACCAGGAGGGGGGGCGGAGGCTCCGCTTCCAGGAGGGGCCGGTCAGCTCCACCGACCGGGCCCTGGGGACCCACCTGGCGGGGGAGATGGCCCGCAGGCGCCTCTACGGCAAGGGGTTTGACGCCGAGGTCCGCCTCCACTTTGACGCGGGCAGCGTGGCGGGCAACGGCCTGGCCGCCTTCAACGTGGAGGGGCTGGAGGTGCTGGTGGAGGGCGGGGCCCAGGATGGGGTGGCCAAGGGGGCCTTCGGGGGGAAGGTGGCGATCCTCAAGGGGCGGAACCCCTTCGGGGCCTACGTGGACGGCTCGGTGGGCAAGAGCTTTGCCTACGGGGCCATCGGGGGCCTCCTCATCGTGGAGGGGGTGGCGGACAGCCGGTTCTGCATCCGGCTTTCCGGGGCGGACGTGGTCCTGGGCGGGGAGCCCGAGCGCCCCCTGCAGGACGAGCTCGGCAACCTGGCCGCCCGGGCCCAGGCCAAGGGCTTCGCCTTTGAGTACATGACCCGGGGCCGGGCCCTGGTCCTGGGGGACCCGGGGCCCTGGATCTGCTCCGGGATGACCGGGGGGCGGGTCTACCTGCGCCACTGGCCGGAGATGGGCCTGACCGAGGAGGCCATGCGGCGGCGGCTGGCCAAGGGGGCCAAGGTGGTGGTCCGGCCCCTGGACGCCCGGGGCGTGGAGGACGTGCGGGAGCTCCTTTCCGCCTACATCGCCGTCCTTCGTGAGGCCAAGCGGGAGGAGAAGGCCAAAAGGCTGGAGGGGCTCCTCCTCGAGCCCGCCCTCCACTTCCGCATGGTGGAGCCCGTGAGCCAGCAGGTGGACCAGGGGGTGAGCACAGAGTAGCCCCAGCCAGGCCGGGGGCCCTGGGAGTACAATTGTCCCGTGGATGCCCCCGGGCTTTTGGAGGTGCTCAAGCGCCGCACCGGCTTTACCGAGGCCCACGCCCAGGTCCTGAAGGGCCTGGGCGGCCTCATGACCCCCATCGCCTTTGAGGTGGCCCTGGCCTTCTACGACTACCTGGGCCGGGACGAGGAGATGGCCGCCATCCTCCACGCGGTCCCGGGGCGGGTGGAGCGGCTTTACGCCACCTTCGTCCGCTGGTACGAGGAGCTCTTCAGCGGCACCTACGACGGGGCTTATGCGGAAAGGCGGCGGCGCATCGGCCTGGTCCACGCCCGGATCGGGATCGGCCCCCAGCACATGATCCCCGCCATGGGCATCGTCCAGGAGCTCTCCCTCGAGCACCTGCGCACCGCCTTGCGCTCTTTTGAAGTCTTCCCCGCGGTGGAGGCCTTTGAGAAGATCGTGGCCATAGAGCTGGCCCTGATTGAGGAAAGCTACCTCGAGGCCCTGGAGTTGGGCCTGCGGGCGGGCCACCGGGAGGTGCGGGAGGCCCTGGTGGCCGGGGCGCGGGCGCTTCTGGAGGCTTCCTGAGAGCCCAGGCCCCGTAGGATGGAGGGCGGATGAAACTCCTTCTTCTGGACCTGGACGACACCCTCCTTCAGGACCTGCCTGTGAGCCGAGAGGTGCTGGAGCGCCTGGGGGAGGGGCTGGGGCTTTCCGGCCTTTTTCAGGCGGTGAAGGAGGAGGCGGAGGCCCTCTTCCCGACCAGCCCCATCTACTCCTGGGCCGAGCGCATCGGCCACAGCGCCCTCGAGGCCCTCTGGGCCCGCTACTCCACCTTCGGCCTGGAAAGGGCGGCCTCCTGGGCCTGGCCCTTTCGGGAGGAGGTCTTCCGCCGCGCCCTAAGGCGGCTCGGAGGCCCCGAGGAGGAGGCGAAGGCCCTGGCCCAGGCCTTCTTTGAGGCCCGCCGGGTCTACCCCCTCTTCCCCGAGGTCCCCGAGTTTTTGCGGCGCACCCAGGGGGTGCCCCGGGTCCTCCTCACCAACGGCGTCCCTGACCTGCAGAGGGAGAAGCTCCAGGGGGCGGGGCTTTGGGAGGCCTTTGACCTCTTCCTGATCTCGGGGGAGGTGGGCCTGGGCAAGCCCGAGCCCGGCCTCTTCCGCATGGCCCTGGCCGCCTTCGGGGTCCGGCCCGAGGAGGCCTGGATGCTGGGGGACAACCCCGCCAAGGACATCCTGGGGGCCAACCGGGCGGGGGTGCGAGCGGTCTGGGTGGACCGGAAGGAGCGCCCTCCCCACCCCCAGGCCCGGCCCGACCGGGTGGTTGCCTCCCTACTTGAGGCGCTTTAGGGCCTCCTTGATCAGGTCCTGGCTTTTGGCCTCCGGGTGGGCCGAGGCGAGCTCCAGGACCAAAGCCCGCACCGGCCCCTCCTTGAAGCCCAAAGCTAGAAGGGCCAGGACCGCTTCCTCCGCCGCCTCGCCCAGGGCGCGGCCGGAGGGGGCGCCCGGGACCTTGGACCGGAGTTCCAGGACCATCCGCTCCGCCAGCTTTTTGCCCACCCCGGGGACGCTGGCCAGAAGGCGGGTGTCCCCCTCCTTTAGGGCCTGGGCCAGGAGGCTGGGGGAGAGGTGGCCCAGAAGGGCCAGGGCCAGGCGGGGCCCCACCCCGTTCACCGAGAGGAGGAGCTCAAACAGCCTCAGGGCCTCCTCCTCCTGGAAGCCGTAGAGGAAGAGGCCCTCCTCCCGGACCTCGAGCCGGGTGAAGAGGGCCACCTCCTGCCCCTCCTCCAGGGCCAGAAGGGGGGTGGGGACCTGGACCTCCAGCGCCAGGGGCCCCACCTGGAGCCAGAGGGCCTGGGGGGTCTTGCGCAGGACCGTTCCCCGGACGAGGCGGAGCATCAGCGGCCCGTGAACCGGGGGGGCCTCTTCTCCAGGAAGGCCCGTACCCCCTCCTGGTGGTCCAGGCTCTGCCCCGCCTCCCCCTGGAGGACCGCCTCCAGGGCCAGCGCCTCCTCGAGGGAAAGGCGGTGGCTTTCCAGAAGGGCCTTCTTGGCCAGGGCGAAGGCCCGGGTGGGCCCCTGGGCCAGGGTGTGGGCCAGGCCCAAAGCCTCCTCCAAAAGCCGCTCGGGCGCCACCACCCGGTGGACGAGGCCCAGCTCCAGGGCCTCCCGGGCGGAGAGCCTTGGGGAGAGGAGGATGAGCTCCAGGGCCTTGGCGTAGCCCACGAGCCGGGGGAGGAAGAAGGTCATCCCCGAGTCCGGGACCAGGCCGATGCGGCTGAAGGCGGTGGTGAGGCTGGCCTCCTCGCTGGCCAGGCGGAAGTCGCAGGCCAGGGCCAGGCTCAGCCCCGCCCCCGCCGCTGCCCCGTTGAGGGCGGCCACGGTGGGCTTGTCCAGGTAGACCAGGGCCTCCACCACCCGGTTGTACTTCCGCAGGTGGGCCTCGTAGTCGGGGGCCTGGTCCCCGAACTCCTTGAGGTCCTGCCCGGCGCTAAAGGCCCGCCCCTTCCCCGTGAGGACCAAGGCCCGCACCCCGGGGTCCTTGCGGGCTTCCTCCAAGGCCTCCGCCAGGGCCGAGAGGACCTCGGAGGTGAGGGCGTTCACCTCCGGCCGGTTCAGGGCCAGGACCAGGACGTTTTCCGAGCGGGTCTTTTCCAGCATACCGCCTCCCTGGCCTCCAGTTTACGACCTGGCCTTCCTTCACTCTTCTTATCCCGGCGAAGGGGTATTCTGGAAGGCGGTATGGACCCACTGGTCTTGGACGGCAACACCGGCTACCTCGAGGCCCTCTACGAGGAGTACCTGAAGGACCCCTTCGCCCTGCCCGAGGAGTGGCGGGCCTACTTCTCCGCTTTGCACCTGGAGGGGATGGGGCGAGAACGCCGGGAGGAGGTCACGGCCCCGGACGCGGGCTTCTACCTAAAGGTGGCCCGGCTCCAGGAGGCCTACCGCAATCGGGGCCACCTGGCGGCCCGGATAGACCCCTTGGGCCGCCCCCGTCCCCGGCCCCAGGACCTCAGCCTGGCCCACCACGGCCTCTCCGAGGCCGACCTGGACCGCCCCCTTCCCCTCCTCTTCGGCGCCCCCACCCTGCGGGCCCTCCTCGCCCGCTTGGAGGCCGCCTACACCGGGAGCCTGGGGGCGGACTTCGCCCACCTGGACGAGCCCGAGGAGCGGGAGTGGCTCATCGCCCGCCTGGAGGGGGAAAGGCCCTCCCTTTCCCCCGAGGTCCGGCGGCGGGCCCTGCGCAAGCTCCAGGAGGCGAGCCTTTTTGAGGAGTTCCTGCAGAGGAAGTACCTGGGGGCCAAGACCTTCTCCCTCGAGGGGCTGGAGGCCCTGGTCCCCCTTCTCACCGAGGCGGTGGGCGAGGCGGCCCGGCAGGGGGTGAAGGAGGTGGTCCTGGGCATGGCCCACCGGGGGCGGCTCAACGTCCTGGCCAACGTGGTGGGCAAGCCCTTTGACCACATCTTCCGGGAGTTTGAGGAGATCTTCCCCGAGGGCTACAGCGGGGACGTGAAGTACCACCTGGGCTACTCCAGCGACCAAGAGACCCCCCACGGGAAGGTCCACGTCTCCTTGACCTTCAACCCCAGCCACCTGGAGTTCGTGAACCCGGTGGTCCTAGGGCGGCTTCGGGCCAAGCAGGACCGCTTCGGCGACCGGGAGCGCAGGCGGGGCCTCGCCATCCTGGTCCACGGGGACTCGGCCTTCGCGGGGGAGGGGATCGTCCAGGAGACCTTGAACCTCTCCCGCCTCGAGGGGTATGGGGTGGGGGGGACGCTCCACGTGGTGGCCAACAACCAGCTGGGCTTCACCACCACCCCCTCGGAGTACGCCTCCACCCGCTACCCCACCGACGTGGCCAAGATGCTTTCCGTCCCCATCTTCCACGTGAACGCCGAGGACCTGGACGCCGTCCTCTTCGCCTTGGGCCTGGCCCTGGAGTACCGCTTCCGCTTCGGGAAGGACGCGGTCATTGACCTGGTGGGCTACCGCCGCCGGGGGCACAACGAGACGGACGAGCCCACCTTCACCCAGCCCGGCATGTACGCCCTGATCGCCCAGAAGCCCCAGCCCTGGAAGGTCTACGCGGAGCGGCTGGTCCGGGAGGGGGTCGTCTCCTGGGAGGAAGTCCAGGCCTGGGAGAAGGCCTATTTGGAGCTTCTGGAAAGCCGCTTCGCCCAGGTGAAGGCCGAGCCGGGCCCGGTGCGGATCCACGAGCTCTCCGGCCTCTGGCAGGGATACCTGGGCGGGGAGGACCGGGCGGTGCCCGAGGTGGAGACCGGGGTGCCCCTGGAGGCCCTGCAGGGGCTCCTTAGGGGTCTGGCCCGCGTCCCCGAGGGGTTCCGGGTCCACCCCAAGCTGAAGCGGTTCCTGGAGGCCCGGCTGGAGATGGCCGAGGAGAAGCGGCCCGTGGACTGGAGCGCCGCGGAGGCCCTGGCCCTGGGGAGCCTGGCGGTGGAGGGCCACCCGGTGCGCCTCACGGGCCAGGACTCCCTCCGGGGCACCTTCACCCAGCGCCACGCCGCCCTCTTTGACGCCGAGACGGGCGAGCGGTACATCCCCCTCCAGCATTTGGCCGAGGGGCAGGCCCGGGTGGAGATCCACAACTCCCCCCTGTCCGAGGCCGGGGTTTTGGGGTTTGAGTACGGCTACAGCCTGGACACCCCCGAGGGCCTGGTGGCCTGGGAGGCCCAGTTTGGGGACTTCGTCAACGTGGCCCAGGTCTATATTGACCAGTTCCTGGCCAGCGCGGAGGCCAAGTGGGGCCGGCTCTCCGGCCTGGTCCTCCTCCTTCCCCATGGCCTCGAGGGCCAAGGCCCCGAGCACTCCTCGGCCCGGCTGGAGCGCTTCCTCCAGCTCGCCGCCCAGGACAACCTCCAGGTGGCCTACCCCACCACCCCCGCCCAGCTCTTCCACCTCCTGCGCCGCCAGGTGAAAAGGCCCCTCCGCAAGCCCCTGGTGGTCATGACCCCCAAGAGCCTCCTCCGCCACCCCGAGGTGGTGAGCCCCTTGCGGGAGCTCGCACAGGGCCGGTTCCAAAAGGTCATCCCCGAGCGGGTGGCGAAGGCCCGCAAGGTCCTTTTGGTC is a window from the Thermus filiformis genome containing:
- a CDS encoding protoglobin domain-containing protein, with the translated sequence MDAPGLLEVLKRRTGFTEAHAQVLKGLGGLMTPIAFEVALAFYDYLGRDEEMAAILHAVPGRVERLYATFVRWYEELFSGTYDGAYAERRRRIGLVHARIGIGPQHMIPAMGIVQELSLEHLRTALRSFEVFPAVEAFEKIVAIELALIEESYLEALELGLRAGHREVREALVAGARALLEAS
- a CDS encoding 4a-hydroxytetrahydrobiopterin dehydratase, translating into MDWEQAENPPRLRKTFRFANFREALAFANRVGELAEGANHHPRLTVEWGRVTVEWWTHSAGGITEKDREMARLTDGLVE
- a CDS encoding glutamate synthase-related protein, producing the protein MFREAYPEIPLGSDACGIIAIVEKEGRPTHRNVLRTLESLYRMAHRAGAIKGEGDGTGIQTDIPRELWASFLEEKRLDPALAFNPRFFVGHFFLPKGEAGRLEEFLSLFQEEGRGFGVRLLMHRLPEVNSQALGPVGRRTEPLFVQVAGLSPDGDAPLWEVGLRLEARFPVHVVSLSTYSVVYKVRGAAEVLRRYYPELSHPLFKSAITLGHNRYSTNTLSTFEQVQPFGLLGHNGEINTIERLRREMDFLGIPRTGGSDSQDLNRMLEGLIYRFGLSLPEALDLVFPPVLGEVKAYPEELQDLYLALRQRFGPLAQGPAALVTRHREEAVFATDAMGLRPLWFVETPDEYVFTSERGVFSAEEFAAEPKPLAPGEKMGVRLLPEGARLVPFHRHQRLVYERVSARTPVSGYRRHLAGPLWEGPAPVEGGSEAQVEERPAPPPLGLERAFGFDRWDAAYLEALVKTGNEPVGSLGYDGPLAALNPEKPNLSEFFKETVAVVTNPAIDREREIEHFSTRAVLGRRPLPNGQGAGRVEELLIPIVLEREPALARAMGTLTIAEVLARFQTRVLVPRFTVEEGLLAGLKRLEEEAVRAVEEGAEVLLLSDREAFFGGVWIDVALALAAVERALRRPDAQGVALRRRTSVLVHSGGVRNLHDVAFLLGLGADAVAPWLMEEKALALEGRAGLANLLEALRKGLEKVISTMGIHELRGYGKIFSSLGLKPELSEYFGTRNFYASSQAGYGLLELERTLLEREGFLRAEKVPPAKDFRFNPRIYKAAQEVSAGQAPYSHFQEKVRSLERESPVAARQLLEVRFPERSGVLPEEVDLSVGGHSLPFVISAMSFGSQGEAAFRAYAEAAKRLNMVCVNGEGGEIPDMLGKYTHWRGQQVASGRFGVHAYMLNSAAVIEIKIGQGAKPGEGGHLPGKKVSAKVAAARNAVPGVDLISPSNNHDLYSIEDLAQLIEELKTVNPKAKVSVKVPVIPGIGTIAVGIAKAGADIITLSGFEGGTGAARLHALKYAGLPVELGVRRAHRALVRAGLRDKVEIWADGGLKTAYDVLRMVLLGADRVGMATMAMVAIGCTICRGCQLDTCHVGITTQIETLEEALAHGLKRFVPQDTERAVEQLVRFFEAKAEALRELVAALGYTSLRDLVGRSDLLYQRDHHEELDLSYFFLPVEPPEWVQDESLYVLRKPLNQLTRTITEVVMGAYQEGGRRLRFQEGPVSSTDRALGTHLAGEMARRRLYGKGFDAEVRLHFDAGSVAGNGLAAFNVEGLEVLVEGGAQDGVAKGAFGGKVAILKGRNPFGAYVDGSVGKSFAYGAIGGLLIVEGVADSRFCIRLSGADVVLGGEPERPLQDELGNLAARAQAKGFAFEYMTRGRALVLGDPGPWICSGMTGGRVYLRHWPEMGLTEEAMRRRLAKGAKVVVRPLDARGVEDVRELLSAYIAVLREAKREEKAKRLEGLLLEPALHFRMVEPVSQQVDQGVSTE
- a CDS encoding acyl-CoA thioesterase; the encoded protein is MEARTLELVFPEHTNPLGAAFGGFVLGLMDKVGSYAAARRARRPVVTVAVGSVEFKVPIRSGDLLEVVARVVRVGRTSLTVEVEVYKERFGGEERLLATHGQLTYVAVDEKGQPVPVD
- a CDS encoding DUF815 domain-containing protein; its protein translation is MVLALPNSPLELLSLDLPQGEPWGYALAQALLKAPWAGKALEAPPGLLGLLQGEMAAFRAWLEEKRRAHPLGPLGSRPPTEAEKAVLEAVEENRAEALLEAYRRFGPYPFALYRAFRFDGEVRPVLRPNLPPREELVGYEAQMAALERNVRRFLSGRPALHTLLYGARGTGKSTLARSLLHLEGLSLIEVELADGRSLEALLERLAPLPGRYVLFLDDLSLDPQDPLFHSLKALLEGSLVAPPGNTLLLATTNRRHLVERLPENPLPGADPGAWDALQDTLALADRFGLVLTFPPFDRALYLRAVEHHLGRPLTEEEKAEALRFAQNRGYSGRSAKQFALSLG
- a CDS encoding HAD family hydrolase; protein product: MKLLLLDLDDTLLQDLPVSREVLERLGEGLGLSGLFQAVKEEAEALFPTSPIYSWAERIGHSALEALWARYSTFGLERAASWAWPFREEVFRRALRRLGGPEEEAKALAQAFFEARRVYPLFPEVPEFLRRTQGVPRVLLTNGVPDLQREKLQGAGLWEAFDLFLISGEVGLGKPEPGLFRMALAAFGVRPEEAWMLGDNPAKDILGANRAGVRAVWVDRKERPPHPQARPDRVVASLLEAL
- the mutM gene encoding bifunctional DNA-formamidopyrimidine glycosylase/DNA-(apurinic or apyrimidinic site) lyase; its protein translation is MPELPEVEVTRRKLLPLAVGRPLFLSHQDPFRYRGTEKAQGEKVLDLRRRGKYLIFALERHELVLHLGMTGGFRREETPHTRAVFRFGDTPLYFTDPRRFGRIWVVDPGDYREIPLLGRMGPEPLSPAFTLEGFLEALRRKTPIKTLLLSQEAVAGLGNIYADEALFQAGLRPDRPAHTLSQAEAERLFAAIREVLEEAVRLGGSTLKDAAYRQPDGEAGAYQERHRVYGRAGRPCPRCGGPILRVRLGGRSAHFCPGCQA